A single region of the Triticum dicoccoides isolate Atlit2015 ecotype Zavitan chromosome 2B, WEW_v2.0, whole genome shotgun sequence genome encodes:
- the LOC119363719 gene encoding ankyrin repeat domain-containing protein 13C-B-like, translated as MAGVDAARYAQSPAHHAVAMQDHAALRRVLDALPQARKPEEIRTEADSIAEEARAEAVSAILDRRDVPGRETPLHLAVRFGDAAAAEMLMAAGADWSLQNEHGWSALQEAICAREEALARVIVRHYQPLAWAKWCRRLPRVVAAMRRMRDFYMEITFHFESSVIPFISRIAPSDTYRVWKRGANLRADMTLAGFDGFKIQRSDQTILFLGEGSQDGKVPPGSLCMINHKDKEVMNALEGAGAPASEAEVQQEVTAMSQTNIFRPGIDVTQAVLLPQVTWRRQERTEAVGLWKAKVYDMHHVMVSVKSRRVPGAMTDEEFFSACNENDTESEGFDDVLTDEEKRQLESALKMDSSDAVGDSQSDTFVGPRHSCFEPREREIPIEDLSISGNGESKHDKKGWFSNWGKRGQTGISKLEMTKKMAPPKSSLFVDEKVNDLRLGSPSNVQTKPGRHSVDIMRRDENGNGKEKDCRKLATSENGHRRKESSKESEYKKGLRPVLWLSPNFPLRTEELLPLLDILANKVKAIRRLRDLLTTKLPPGTFPVKVAIPVVPTIRVLVTFTKFEELQPLEEFSTPPSSPDNCKSPGAPTSSSSWVQWIKAPYRQNFSTAQGPSNRVEDIQDPFVIPADYAWTTPGERKKRTQENKNKSKKGRTAS; from the exons ATGGCTGGCGTTGACGCGGCGAGGTATGCGCAGAGCCCAGCGCACCACGCCGTGGCGATGCAGGACCACGCTGCCCTTCGCCGCGTGCTGGACGCGCTCCCGCAGGCTCGGAAGCCCGAGGAGATCCGGACGGAGGCGGACTCCATCGCCGAGGAGGCGCGAGCGGAGGCTGTCTCGGCCATCCTCGACCGGCGTGACGTCCCTGGGCGTGAGACCCCGCTCCACCTCGCCGTCCGCTTCGGCGACGCCGCGGCAGCTGAGATGCTCATGGCGGCGGGGGCCGACTGGAGCCTGCAGAACGAGCATGGCTGGAGCGCGCTCCAGGAGGCTATCTGCGCGCGTGAGGAGGCGCTCGCACGCGTCATCGTGCGCCACTACCAGCCTCTCGCCTGGGCCAAATGGTGCCGCCGCCTGCCCCGCGTTGTCGCCGCCATGCGCCGGATGCGCGACTTCTACATGGAAATCACGTTCCACTTCGAGAGCTCCGTCATTCCCTTCATCTCCCGCATCGCGCCCTCGGATACCTACAGGGTCTGGAAGCGCGGGGCCAACCTCCGTGCGGACATGACGCTTGCGGGCTTCGATGGCTTCAAGATCCAGCGCTCTGACCAGACTATTCTGTTTCTTGGGGAGGGCTCGCAGGACGGCAAGGTGCCACCAGGGTCCTTGTGCATGATTAACCACAAAGATAAGGAGGTGATGAACGCGCTTGAAGGTGCTGGCGCGCCAGCCTCGGAGGCAGAGGTCCAGCAGGAGGTCACCGCAATGTCACAGACGAATATCTTCCGTCCAGGGATAGACGTCACTCAAGCAGTGCTGCTTCCACAGGTCACATGGCGGCGGCAGGAGAGGACAGAGGCTGTTGGCTTGTGGAAGGCTAAGGTGTATGACATGCACCATGTTATGGTGAGTGTTAAGTCAAGGAGGGTTCCTGGTGCGATGACGGATGAGGAATTCTTTTCAGCTTGCAATGAGAATGATACCGAGAGTGAGGGTTTCGATGATGTACTGACTGACGAGGAAAAGAGGCAGCTGGAATCTGCGCTTAAGATGGATTCTTCAGATGCTGTTGGTGACAGCCAGTCCGACACCTTTGTAGGTCCTAGGCATAGTTGCTTTGAGCCAAGGGAGAGGGAAATACCAATTGAGGATTTGAGCATCTCTGGAAATGGGGAGAGTAAACATGATAAGAAAGGTTGGTTTAGTAATTGGGGAAAGAGGGGTCAAACTGGCATTAGTAAACTAGAGATGACAAAGAAGATGGCACCTCCAAAAAGTTCGCTCTTTGTAGATGAGAAGGTTAACGACCTCCGCCTTGGATCTCCATCAAATGTACAAACTAAACCAGGAAGACACTCAGTGGATATAATGAGAAGGGATGAGAACGGAAATGGCAAGGAAAAGGACTGTCGTAAACTTGCAACTTCTGAGAATGGACATAGACGCAAAGAAAGTAGCAAAGAAAGCGAGTATAAGAAAGGTCTAAGGCCTGTCCTTTGGTTGTCCCCTAATTTCCCTCTGAGGACTGAGGAGCTCTTGCCACTACTTGATATTCTTGCAAACAAGGTGAAGGCAATCCGTCGTTTGAGGGATCTGCTCACCACAAAACTGCCTCCAGGAACGTTTCCAGTCAAG GTTGCCATTCCAGTTGTACCCACAATCAGGGTTCTTGTGACATTCACAAAGTTTGAAGAGCTACAGCCATTAGAAGAGTTCAGCACACCTCCTTCCAGCCCTGACAATTGCAAGAGCCCAGGAGCCCCGACGTCTTCAAGCTCCTGGGTTCAGTGGATCAAGGCTCCTTACCGCCAGAACTTCTCGACAGCACAAGGTCCAAGCAACCGTGTGGAGGACATCCAAGACCCCTTTGTCATCCCTGCTGATTACGCCTGGACTACGCCAGGAGAGAGGAAAAAGAGGACACAAGAAAACAAGAACAAGTCAAAGAAAGGCAGAACCGCGTCTTAG